The DNA sequence CCATCCTGCCCAAATGATCGTAATGTGCACTTATTAAAATCACCGAATCGGATGTCCCTTGTAAATACCCGATTACATTCTGAACCGGGTAATTTTCCATCAGCTTAGTTTCAATATTGAGCTGGACTTTCTTAGCGGGCTTGTCTTCACCGCTTTTCAATATTAAAGTAGGCCTGGCAAACTGCTTTTGGGAAAGGTGCCATGTCAGTTTTGAATCATCGAAAATCAGAGTGCCCAAAGCGGGATTGTCAGCGGCATATGTCAATACATCCAGGCCTTCTTCTATTTCTTGCTTTTCCTCTTTACCGTATTCCTTTTTGGAAGGCAATACACCTATGAATTTATTTTTGGAAGCACTTATTTGCTTATAAAATGCTTCTTTGTCCAGGAACAAATCCCTGTCGATATAATTGATCTTAAAACTACCTTCGATTCGGGGAGAACCGGGTTTCACAATAAAATCTTCACCGGGATTTAATTCCTTTTTGCCCAATTTCACTTCCATTTTTCCGGGAAAAGTATTCACCGGAACTGTATATTCCTGCAGGTAATTCCCAGCTGCTTTTTCCAAGCCCAGGCGCTCGAATTCCACAGCGATATAGTCGGCTGCTATTTTCATTCCATCCTGCACATAGCCCCTGCCGTGCATTGCTGGCGAACACAGGGTGTCTATTTGATTGCGGGCATAGTCAATATTTTGTGCAAGTCCAAAATGGCATAGCAATACAAGTAAAGCGGTTTTTAAAATTTGCATAGGATGATGTTTTTAAAAAACCAAAAAATAATCGAATAAGCCAATAGCTTCCTAAGAAACTGTCCTTTAGTATTGCAGTGAAGTAATAATGGAAACATAGTTATTATCATTATCCATAAGTTTTCTTTTTGCTTCTTTTTCTTTTGTTGATTTTGTAACATAATTGTGGAAAACATAAAAATAGCGGAGGTGAACTATTAAACTGTCAAGGTTAAAGCCCTATTGTCTGAAGTAGTCCTCCGCTATTTCCAGATCAAGCACTACGTAGAAATTGAGGCTTAAAGGCCTACTAAAGGACAAAGTGCCAATCTGATTTTTTAACCAAAAATAGGAAGAGCAATGTACAAATTTTTCATTGGAGTCGATGTAAGCAAGTCGTGGATTGACGTGGCCTATCGGGTAACCGGAAAAACCAATTACCTGGGCCGATTCCCAAACTCAAAAGAGGGGTTTGAGCAAATGGTCGATG is a window from the Chitinophagales bacterium genome containing:
- a CDS encoding M28 family peptidase codes for the protein MQILKTALLVLLCHFGLAQNIDYARNQIDTLCSPAMHGRGYVQDGMKIAADYIAVEFERLGLEKAAGNYLQEYTVPVNTFPGKMEVKLGKKELNPGEDFIVKPGSPRIEGSFKINYIDRDLFLDKEAFYKQISASKNKFIGVLPSKKEYGKEEKQEIEEGLDVLTYAADNPALGTLIFDDSKLTWHLSQKQFARPTLILKSGEDKPAKKVQLNIETKLMENYPVQNVIGYLQGTSDSVILISAHYDHLGRMGAETYFPGANDNASGTALMLDLARHYAQLDTLPPYSFLFIAFGAEELGLLGSEYYTKNPRMPLGKIKFQINLDICGTGDKGIQVVNGSVHQKRFDLLQEINKREAHMQQVKIRGESCNSDHCWFHKNGVPAFFIYTLGGAGHYHDVHDIPENLTLGGYEGFFRLLVGFVEEL